In Salvelinus namaycush isolate Seneca chromosome 17, SaNama_1.0, whole genome shotgun sequence, one genomic interval encodes:
- the LOC120062587 gene encoding trypsin inhibitor ClTI-1-like, protein MSAHLHNGTMWNFTRLTLALLCVAVLARGASLPVGTTEADCSQYNLPMCPRNYEPVCGSDASSYANECMLCFENMEQKSNVHIRSKGEC, encoded by the exons ATGTCTGCCCACCTTCACAACGGAACAATGTGGAACTTTACACGGCTGACTCTCGCCCTTCTCTGTGTTGCCG TTTTGGCACGGGGAGCGAGTCTCCCTGTCGGCACCACAGAG gctgacTGTTCCCAGTACAACTTGCCCATGTGTCCCCGCAACTACGAGCCAGTGTGTGGAAGCGACGCCAGCAGCTACGCTAACGAATGCATGCTGTGCTTTGAAAACAT GGAGCAGAAGAGTAACGTTCACATCAGGAGTAAAGGAGAGTGCTGA
- the LOC120062209 gene encoding uncharacterized protein LOC120062209 — MFLEHSDPQFSVPASTRQLNSLLQPALSRDRGIRTSSDVLKFGPMLQNVLMAGSITKAVQMLGALLSLQQLKLFCSSSSSQDEGFQKDQVFICSISSSSKVAKLPIPSSSTSVASLNLTKDDGIFISKEKTPQQPTTTTVTTTQIKENSRITQTPGATDLGLPVPGELLSGFSNPANQMTALAPPPLDPGSDTRVQHQKQTSSQLMQFLRTNCRNEPSMELTAFFQYTTSDSTAPATTSDPTTETKHAQEIKNVLETKNLSVLKKELFSELPDNQLNQYAPVFTVKRVESGGSLIFSCIIATKTELWDIGDVFTEATRSGPSSDVITTSENKMSAASVQCQSVEISNTTLHPPAPSIHSLQIKEGHVTGEVQDDINTISRTPELQRFQNCCSFVTPGNQCLNIPEFQIRKFEETAVVVSHVVHPGNFYIQQADATLQLEDLNTDGLAELKCIPDIGTYVVAWFPQQESWCRAQVAKICGMSGGRYRMLITPRTLQNVNNP, encoded by the exons ATGTTCCTAGAACATtctg ATCCACAATTCAGTGTCCCAGCTTCCACCAGACAGCTAAACAGCCTGTTGCAGCCAGCGCTATCCAGAGACCGAGGCATCAGGACATCGTCAGACGTGCTGAAGTTTGGTCCCATGCTGCAGAACGTCCTCATGGCCGGCTCCATCACCAAGGCAGTGCAGATGCTGGGAGCCTTGCTGTCCCTACAGCAACTCAAACTCttctgctcctcttcctcctctcaagATGAGGGCTTCCAGAAGGACCAGGTCTTTATATGCAGCATCTCCTCCTCCAGCAAAGTGGCAAAGCTCCCAATCCCCAGCTCCTCAACCAGCGTAGCCAGTCTGAATCTGACCAAAGACGATGGGATCTTTATCTCCAAGGAGAAGACACCGCAGCAGCCGACTACAACGACGGTTACAACCACTCAAATCAAAGAGAACAGTCGAATCACACAAACACCTGGAGCAACAGATCTCGGTCTACCTGTCCCAGGTGAGCTCCTCTCAGGGTTCAGTAACCCAGCCAACCAGATGACAGCCCTGGCTCCTCCCCCTCTAGATCCAGGAAGTGACACCAGAGTACAGCACCAGAAGCAAACTTCCTCTCAGCTCATGCAATTCCTGCGAACCAACTGCAGGAACGAGCCATCCATGGAGTTGACTGCTTTCTTCCAGTACACCACCTCTGATTCCACCGCCCCGGCAACGACCTCTGACCCCACCACGGAAACCAAGCATGCCCAGGAAATTAAGAATGTTCTAGAAACTAAGAACCTCAGTGTCCTGAAGAAGGAGCTGTTCTCAGAGCTGCCGGATAACCAGCTGAACCAATAT GCCCCGGTGTTCACAGTAAAGCGTGTGGAGTCTGGAGGCTCTCTGATCTTCAGCTGTATCATTGCCACCAAGACAGAGCTCTGGGATATAGGAGACGTCTTTACCGAGGCGACAAGGAGCGGTCCTTCCTCTGACGTCATCACCACCTCAGAGAACAAGATGTCTGCCGCTAGTGTCCAGTGTCAGAGTGTAGAAATCTCTAACACGACCCTCCACCCCCCAGCTCCATCCATCCACAGCCTACAGATCAAAGAGGGACATGTGACGGGGGAGGTTCAGGACGATATCAACACCATCAGTCGGACTCCAGAACTCCAGAGATTCCAGAACTGTTGTTCCTTTGTTACCCCGGGCAACCAGTGTCTGAACATTCCAGAGTTCCAGATCCGTAAGTTTGAGGAGACGGCAGTGGTGGTGAGTCACGTGGTGCATCCTGGGAACTTCTACATCCAACAGGCCGACGCCACCCTCCAGCTGGAGGACCTCAACACTGA TGGTTTAGCAGAGCTGAAGTGTATTCCAGACATCGGGACCTACGTCGTGGCTTGGTTCCCCCAACAGGAGAGCTGGTGTCGGGCACAGGTGGCCAAGATATGTGGCATGAGTGGAG GACGCTACAGAATGTTAATAACCCCTAGGACGCTGCAGAATGTTAATAACCCCTAG